A window of the Macrobrachium rosenbergii isolate ZJJX-2024 chromosome 43, ASM4041242v1, whole genome shotgun sequence genome harbors these coding sequences:
- the LOC136828663 gene encoding uncharacterized protein, with protein sequence MHVASACFLMVTTATVWCCGETTSQAADDDTDWSLSELWDHRNPVTVGVQRRTCIHCSSHASSLQGQNRRFSPRRKTPVFSRNKYSAPSSLKDHEVNAIGVMPHVRGLSRQQNSDDIAVLTVDDYNGQQTLVYKLAPGAIFGGVRRNEGKGISSNMYGKLDRNRIYGTVLNNNDNIIVRHRGITYLGVPYPQLPSQGKNRFRLKGKIDPLSNPLTEWRIHYLHPKPPLSSMDNPYLPSKIERYIRSRTSQRMKLDSALEEHRPTGSNSLLYPLAKAVQIGRAKTRGAWLSFLLLHYLGFLPQVPGIPKHKDPLDVMTSIKNTL encoded by the coding sequence ATGCATGTTGCTTCTGCGTGCTTCCTAATGGTGACTACAGCGACTGTGTGGTGCTGTGGTGAGACCACATCTCAGGCCGCTGATGATGACACCGACTGGTCTCTGTCAGAACTTTGGGATCATCGAAATCCAGTAACAGTCGGGGTTCAAAGGAGAACTTGCATACACTGTTCTAGTCACGCTTCCTCTCTTCAAGGACAGAATAGAAGGTTTTCACCACGCCGTAAAACCCCTGTCTTTAGCCGGAATAAATATTCGGCACCTTCCTCTCTTAAAGATCACGAGGTCAATGCGATTGGTGTTATGCCACACGTCAGGGGTTTATCTCGGCAGCAGAATTCTGATGATATCGCCGTACTTACTGTTGACGATTATAACGGGCAACAGACCCTCGTATATAAACTAGCCCCAGGTGCCATTTTTGGAGGTGTACGACGGAACGAGGGCAAGGGGATTAGTAGCAATATGTATGGAAAACTGGATAGAAACCGAATATATGGAACTGTGcttaacaataatgacaatattatAGTGAGGCACAGAGGAATCACGTATCTAGGCGTTCCATACCCCCAACTTCCTTCTCAAGGAAAAAACAGATTTCGTCTGAAAGGCAAAATCGATCCACTGTCCAATCCACTTACTGAATGGAGGATCCATTACTTGCATCCAAAACCGCCATTATCTTCCATGGACAACCCTTACTTACCATCTAAAATCGAACGTTATATAAGGTCAAGAACGTCGCAGAGGATGAAACTTGATTCGGCCCTTGAAGAGCATCGCCCAACAGGGAGCAACAGTTTGCTGTATCCTTTAGCAAAAGCGGTACAGATAGGGAGGGCGAAAACGAGAGGAGCCTGGTTATCTTTTCTGTTACTCCATTACCTCGGATTCCTTCCACAAGTGCCGGGGATTCCAAAGCACAAAGATCCCCTAGATGTTATGACGAGTATTAAAAACACTCTGTAA